Proteins from a single region of Gemmatimonadaceae bacterium:
- a CDS encoding sigma-54 dependent transcriptional regulator, with protein sequence MRRILIVDDEQGIRAALGQLLEFEGYEVHAVANAVDGISEYAKWKPHLVFLDVKMAGIDGLEALRRIKEHDPGAIIVMISGHATIQTAVEATQLGAYDILEKPLDTDRILVTLRNSLQHLDLHEENARLRETIESRYEIVGRSYAIRAVIDKIERVAKSPARVLISGENGTGKELVARAIHRQSQRADGPFVEVNCAAIPSELIESELFGHMKGSFTGAVQDRAGKFEQADGGTLFLDEVGDMSLAAQAKVLRVLQDGVVTRIGGSKPTQVDVRVLAATNKRLEEEIADGRFREDLFYRLNVVPINVPPLRERREDIPLLVIHFLNQLTEREGVAPRTIATESIDRLQQLDWPGNVRELRNTIERLLILASGPRITGDDVARLVGQRDPEQAGLGSLLECKTFEEFKHAAERAFLLAKLRTFDWNVSETARALDMPRSNLYKKIERYRLTRETAA encoded by the coding sequence GTGAGGCGCATTCTCATCGTCGACGACGAGCAGGGTATTCGCGCGGCCCTCGGACAACTGCTGGAATTCGAGGGCTACGAAGTGCACGCCGTCGCGAATGCCGTCGACGGAATAAGCGAATACGCAAAGTGGAAACCACATCTCGTCTTCCTCGACGTGAAGATGGCGGGAATCGACGGGCTCGAGGCGTTGCGGCGCATCAAGGAGCACGACCCCGGCGCGATCATCGTCATGATCAGCGGCCATGCAACGATCCAGACGGCGGTCGAAGCGACGCAGCTCGGAGCGTACGACATACTCGAGAAACCGCTCGACACCGACCGCATTCTCGTCACGCTACGCAATTCGCTGCAGCATCTGGATCTCCACGAAGAGAATGCGCGTCTGCGCGAGACGATCGAATCGCGCTACGAGATCGTCGGTCGATCGTATGCGATTCGCGCCGTGATCGACAAGATCGAACGGGTTGCGAAATCGCCGGCGCGGGTGCTCATCTCGGGAGAGAATGGCACGGGCAAGGAACTTGTGGCGCGTGCGATCCATCGGCAGTCGCAGCGCGCCGACGGACCGTTCGTCGAGGTCAACTGCGCCGCGATTCCGAGCGAGCTGATCGAGAGCGAGCTGTTCGGTCATATGAAGGGTTCATTCACGGGTGCGGTGCAGGATCGCGCGGGCAAATTCGAGCAGGCCGATGGGGGCACGCTCTTTCTCGACGAAGTGGGCGACATGAGCCTGGCAGCACAGGCAAAGGTTCTGCGTGTTCTGCAGGATGGCGTCGTGACACGTATCGGCGGCTCCAAACCGACGCAGGTTGACGTGCGCGTGCTCGCGGCAACGAACAAGCGGCTCGAGGAAGAGATCGCGGACGGTCGGTTCCGTGAAGATCTGTTCTATCGGTTGAATGTCGTGCCGATCAATGTGCCTCCGCTCCGTGAGCGGAGGGAGGACATCCCATTGCTCGTCATTCATTTTCTCAACCAGCTGACCGAGCGTGAGGGGGTCGCGCCGCGCACGATCGCGACGGAGTCGATCGACCGGCTGCAGCAGCTCGATTGGCCGGGGAACGTCCGTGAACTGCGGAATACGATTGAGCGGTTGCTCATTCTGGCGAGCGGGCCGCGAATTACCGGCGACGACGTGGCGCGATTGGTCGGCCAGCGCGATCCGGAGCAGGCAGGTCTCGGATCGTTGCTGGAGTGCAAGACGTTCGAGGAGTTCAAGCACGCCGCGGAGCGTGCTTTCCTTCTTGCCAAGCTCCGCACCTTCGACTGGAATGTCTCGGAGACGGCCCGGGCCCTGGATATGCCGCGCTCCAACCTGTACAAGAAAATCGAGCGGTATCGCCTAACGCGAGAGACAGCGGCGTGA
- a CDS encoding aldehyde dehydrogenase family protein: MTDFKNFIGGKWVAPSTGEYFENVNPADRGDTIGRFPLSGEHDVVRAVQSAKCGFDVWKKTPAPARGDVLRRVGDILTRRKDEIADLMTREMGKPLAETRGDVQEGIDTAYYAASEGRRLFGHTVPSELRNKWAMSYRRPIGICGIVTPFNFPMAIPTWKMFPALLCGNACIFKPAEDVPHTGAILVEVFLEAGLPPEVIQLVHGVGETVGAAIVSHPEIPVISFTGSTETGRIVGEVCGRMHKRLSLEMGGKNAMIVLDDADADLALEGVLWGAFGTTGQRCTATSRLILQRGIHDHFLGQLIDRTRSLKLGDGRKKGTDVGPLVNEGARTKVERYVDIGQADGADLLCGGRRPPGKEFEKGFYFEPTIFGRVEAGTRLEQEEIFGPVLSVVRVDSADEAFAINNDVKYGLSSSLYTRDVGLAFRALNELDNGITYVNAPTIGAEAHLPFGGVKQTGNGHREGGWAVYEFYSETKVGYVDFSGSLQRAQIDNYLGTPD, encoded by the coding sequence ATGACCGACTTCAAGAACTTCATCGGCGGTAAGTGGGTTGCCCCTTCGACGGGCGAATATTTCGAAAATGTGAATCCTGCCGATCGCGGGGACACGATCGGCCGCTTTCCGCTCTCGGGTGAACACGACGTTGTACGCGCGGTGCAGTCGGCCAAGTGCGGCTTCGACGTCTGGAAAAAAACGCCAGCGCCGGCGCGCGGTGACGTGCTCCGTCGCGTTGGCGACATCCTCACGCGTCGAAAGGACGAGATCGCGGATCTGATGACGCGCGAGATGGGGAAGCCGCTCGCCGAGACGCGGGGTGACGTGCAGGAAGGCATCGACACGGCGTATTACGCCGCGTCGGAGGGGCGGCGTCTCTTTGGTCACACGGTGCCGAGCGAGCTCCGAAACAAGTGGGCGATGAGCTACCGGCGTCCAATCGGAATCTGCGGTATCGTGACGCCGTTCAACTTTCCGATGGCGATCCCCACGTGGAAAATGTTCCCCGCTCTGTTGTGCGGCAACGCGTGCATCTTCAAACCCGCCGAAGACGTTCCGCACACCGGGGCCATACTCGTGGAAGTTTTCCTCGAGGCGGGACTTCCGCCGGAAGTCATTCAGCTCGTTCATGGCGTGGGCGAAACCGTTGGCGCCGCGATCGTGTCTCACCCGGAGATCCCCGTGATTTCGTTCACGGGTTCAACCGAGACGGGGCGCATCGTCGGCGAGGTCTGTGGTCGCATGCACAAGCGACTCTCGCTGGAGATGGGTGGGAAGAACGCCATGATCGTGCTCGACGACGCGGACGCCGATCTTGCACTCGAGGGCGTGCTTTGGGGCGCATTCGGAACGACCGGCCAGAGGTGCACCGCAACGAGTCGATTGATTCTTCAGCGCGGTATCCACGATCACTTCCTCGGGCAGCTCATCGATCGTACGCGTTCGCTCAAGCTTGGCGATGGACGGAAGAAAGGCACGGACGTTGGTCCACTAGTGAACGAAGGAGCACGCACGAAGGTCGAGCGGTACGTCGACATCGGGCAGGCCGACGGCGCGGATCTGCTCTGCGGGGGACGGCGGCCGCCGGGCAAGGAATTCGAGAAGGGTTTCTACTTCGAGCCGACGATCTTTGGCCGCGTCGAAGCAGGCACACGACTCGAGCAGGAAGAGATCTTCGGTCCTGTGCTCTCGGTCGTCCGCGTCGACTCAGCGGACGAGGCGTTCGCAATCAATAATGACGTGAAATACGGACTATCCTCGTCTCTCTATACGCGGGATGTTGGTCTCGCCTTTCGAGCATTGAATGAGCTCGACAACGGTATCACCTACGTGAACGCGCCGACGATTGGCGCCGAGGCACATCTGCCATTCGGCGGCGTAAAACAGACGGGTAACGGGCATCGTGAGGGCGGCTGGGCAGTCTACGAGTTCTACTCTGAGACGAAGGTCGGATACGTGGATTTCTCGGGATCGCTGCAACGCGCTCAGATCGACAACTATCTTGGGACGCCGGACTAA
- the lepB gene encoding signal peptidase I, which yields MSEPAGSLPSLTPARAITAEQRVGALRSVNRGAGPLSFLWEWAKILFVSVVLFFFLRTFFVEAFKIPSGSMERTLLVGDFLLVNKLAYGAEVPFTHRRLPKLREPQDGDVIVFEWPEDPTKNFVKRLVGLPDDTLEMRDGQLIRNGRGLTEPYVLHTQPDIDPAPEDFRWQRDYLVKTANATVGYHPSRNNWGPLVVPKGNYFVLGDNRDNSLDSRYWGFVADSLVKGRPFVIYYSYAPDSVDFAWLTRIRWQRVGERVH from the coding sequence ATGAGCGAGCCTGCAGGATCCCTCCCGTCATTGACGCCCGCCCGGGCGATCACAGCCGAACAACGCGTCGGTGCCCTGCGCAGCGTGAATCGTGGCGCCGGACCGTTGTCGTTCCTGTGGGAGTGGGCGAAGATCCTGTTCGTCTCGGTGGTACTCTTCTTCTTCCTCCGCACATTCTTCGTCGAAGCGTTCAAGATCCCGAGCGGCAGCATGGAACGCACGCTCCTCGTCGGCGATTTTCTCCTCGTGAACAAACTGGCCTATGGAGCAGAAGTGCCATTCACGCACCGCCGATTGCCGAAATTGCGTGAGCCCCAGGATGGCGACGTGATCGTGTTCGAGTGGCCAGAGGACCCGACGAAGAATTTCGTGAAACGACTCGTTGGGCTACCGGACGACACACTCGAGATGCGCGACGGACAACTCATCCGAAATGGCCGCGGTCTCACCGAGCCGTACGTCCTGCACACACAGCCCGACATCGATCCCGCGCCGGAGGATTTCCGCTGGCAGCGCGATTATCTCGTGAAGACTGCGAACGCAACCGTCGGGTACCATCCGTCACGAAATAATTGGGGCCCGCTCGTCGTTCCGAAGGGAAATTACTTTGTCCTCGGTGACAATCGAGACAATTCCCTCGATAGTCGTTACTGGGGCTTCGTGGCCGATTCTTTAGTAAAGGGCCGGCCATTCGTGATTTACTACAGCTACGCTCCTGACAGTGTGGACTTCGCGTGGCTCACTCGCATTCGCTGGCAGCGCGTGGGTGAGCGAGTTCACTAG
- a CDS encoding RNA polymerase sigma factor RpoD/SigA, with the protein MAATGNHKKSSYEEGSLDQYLRDISAYPLISRDEEVRLAQRIRLGDQEALDKLVRSNLRFVVSVAKKYQNQGVSLSDLINEGNLGLIRAAHKFDETKGIKFISYAVWWIRQAILQALAEQSRIVRVPLNRAGTLHRIGKRANALLQELGREPTHEEIADGMDITEEEVAKTMSISQTHLSLDAPMTPGEDNKLLDYLPDNLNPPPDEQTFEKALTESIEEALSHLKERESKILRLYFGLDGEEPMTLEQIGSLLGITRERVRQIKEKALSRLRHVSRARALESYLG; encoded by the coding sequence ATGGCCGCGACCGGCAACCACAAGAAATCCTCGTACGAGGAAGGCTCGCTCGACCAGTATCTGCGGGACATCAGCGCCTATCCGCTGATCTCGCGGGACGAGGAGGTCCGCCTGGCACAGCGCATTCGATTGGGCGATCAGGAGGCATTGGACAAGCTCGTCCGTTCGAATCTGCGCTTCGTCGTGTCGGTAGCGAAAAAGTATCAGAATCAGGGCGTCTCGCTTTCTGATTTGATCAACGAGGGGAACCTCGGTCTCATTCGCGCTGCGCACAAATTCGACGAGACGAAGGGGATCAAGTTCATCTCCTATGCGGTCTGGTGGATTCGTCAGGCAATTTTGCAGGCGTTGGCTGAGCAATCGCGCATCGTCCGGGTTCCGCTCAATCGTGCCGGCACGCTTCACCGGATCGGCAAACGCGCGAACGCACTCCTTCAAGAGCTCGGCCGCGAGCCCACGCACGAGGAAATCGCGGACGGCATGGACATCACGGAGGAGGAAGTCGCGAAGACGATGTCGATCTCGCAGACGCATCTTTCTCTCGATGCTCCGATGACGCCGGGCGAGGATAACAAGCTCCTCGACTATCTTCCGGACAATCTGAACCCCCCGCCTGACGAGCAGACCTTCGAGAAAGCGCTCACGGAGTCGATCGAGGAGGCGCTGTCGCACCTCAAGGAGCGCGAGTCGAAGATTCTCCGCTTGTACTTTGGCCTCGACGGAGAGGAGCCGATGACGCTCGAGCAGATTGGGTCGCTCCTCGGGATCACGCGCGAGCGCGTGAGGCAGATCAAGGAGAAGGCGTTGTCTCGGCTTCGACACGTGAGCCGCGCGCGAGCCCTGGAGAGCTATTTGGGCTGA
- a CDS encoding YajQ family cyclic di-GMP-binding protein, with the protein MAQTSSFDVTTGVDLQEVDNAVNQAQKEIGQRYDFKGSKASIEFKRAESMLVLIADDDFKMRALFDVLQTKLIKRQVPVKNLDIGETKPAGGDTVRKEIKLKTALDSETAKKVAAAIKDAKLKKVQAAIQGEQVRISSPSRDDLQGAIQLLRSQDFGVELKFGNYR; encoded by the coding sequence ATGGCTCAAACCAGTTCCTTCGACGTCACCACGGGTGTCGACCTCCAGGAGGTCGACAATGCCGTGAACCAGGCGCAGAAAGAGATCGGGCAACGCTACGACTTCAAAGGCTCGAAGGCGTCAATCGAATTCAAGCGCGCCGAGTCGATGCTCGTGCTCATCGCGGATGATGATTTCAAGATGCGCGCGCTCTTCGATGTGCTGCAGACGAAGCTGATCAAGCGCCAGGTGCCCGTGAAGAATCTCGATATCGGCGAGACGAAACCGGCAGGGGGCGACACGGTCCGGAAGGAGATCAAGCTCAAAACGGCGCTCGACTCCGAGACCGCGAAGAAGGTCGCAGCGGCAATCAAGGACGCGAAGCTCAAGAAGGTACAGGCTGCGATCCAGGGCGAGCAGGTGCGCATCTCGTCACCCTCGAGGGACGATCTCCAGGGCGCGATTCAACTCCTCAGGAGTCAGGATTTCGGAGTCGAGTTGAAGTTCGGAAACTATCGGTAG
- the rimO gene encoding 30S ribosomal protein S12 methylthiotransferase RimO — MKFSLLTLGCDKNTVDSERYVAQLTDCGAEFTADLDQAEVIVINTCGFIDAAKKESIDALVEAGRLKEAGSCRAVVGLGCMVQRHKHELIEALPEVDLFLGSSEVDRLIPELHERGLIDDAPVIHPGVRVFTGDLDHVRYLKVSEGCDHGCAFCAIPLMRGRHRSFALAELVREAQLLEAQGAVEINLVAQDLAHYGRDVRDGNALPELLAALLAETSVPWLRLLYVYSAGLTPKLLELMAREPRVLPYLDMPIQHGSDEVLKRMRRPERQPTIRERVARIRETVPDVAIRTTCIVGFPGETDDDFERLLNFLEEMQFERVGAFTYSPQEGTHAAALVDDVPEATKRERLERLVELQRLITAERYERRVGRIARAIVDRADERGFAETRTFWQADDIDGITRLACDTSAIVPGSLVDVAIERVVDDYDFEASLVRVVAERQTARRVRALPVIASAMGSYGR; from the coding sequence TTGAAGTTTTCTCTCCTCACCCTCGGCTGCGACAAAAACACCGTCGACAGCGAGCGATACGTCGCTCAGCTCACGGATTGTGGCGCTGAATTCACCGCCGACCTGGACCAGGCGGAGGTGATTGTCATCAATACCTGTGGCTTCATCGACGCGGCCAAGAAGGAGTCGATCGACGCACTCGTCGAGGCGGGCCGCCTCAAGGAAGCTGGCTCCTGCCGAGCTGTCGTGGGTTTGGGGTGCATGGTGCAGCGGCATAAGCACGAGCTCATCGAGGCCCTCCCCGAAGTCGATCTCTTCCTCGGTTCTTCGGAGGTCGATCGACTCATTCCCGAGTTGCACGAACGCGGTCTGATCGACGACGCGCCCGTCATCCATCCCGGAGTGCGCGTTTTCACGGGCGATCTCGATCACGTGCGTTATCTCAAGGTCAGCGAAGGCTGCGATCATGGTTGCGCGTTCTGCGCGATCCCGCTGATGCGCGGCCGTCATCGCTCTTTCGCGCTTGCTGAACTGGTGCGTGAGGCGCAGCTCCTCGAGGCGCAGGGCGCTGTCGAGATCAACCTCGTCGCGCAGGACCTCGCGCACTACGGCCGCGACGTGCGCGACGGCAATGCTCTCCCCGAGCTGCTCGCCGCGCTGTTGGCCGAGACGTCGGTGCCGTGGCTCCGGCTCTTATATGTGTATTCGGCGGGGCTCACGCCGAAGTTGCTCGAGCTGATGGCGCGAGAGCCACGGGTCCTGCCCTACCTGGACATGCCGATTCAGCACGGTTCCGACGAAGTGCTGAAGCGCATGCGTCGGCCTGAGCGACAGCCGACGATTCGCGAGCGCGTCGCGCGCATCCGGGAAACCGTGCCCGATGTCGCGATCCGCACGACGTGCATTGTCGGTTTCCCTGGCGAGACCGACGACGACTTTGAGCGTTTGCTCAATTTCCTCGAGGAGATGCAATTCGAGCGCGTCGGCGCGTTCACCTACTCGCCTCAGGAGGGCACGCACGCCGCCGCGCTGGTGGACGACGTGCCCGAGGCGACGAAGCGCGAGCGTCTCGAGCGGCTAGTGGAGCTTCAGCGCCTCATCACGGCGGAACGATATGAGCGGCGCGTCGGCCGAATCGCGCGCGCGATTGTCGATCGAGCCGATGAACGCGGCTTTGCCGAAACGCGCACCTTCTGGCAGGCCGATGACATCGATGGCATCACGCGACTGGCGTGCGACACGAGCGCGATCGTTCCGGGGAGCCTCGTGGACGTCGCTATCGAACGCGTCGTTGACGACTACGACTTCGAGGCCTCGCTCGTGCGCGTCGTCGCCGAGCGGCAGACCGCGAGGCGCGTCCGCGCGCTGCCGGTCATCGCGAGCGCGATGGGAAGCTACGGGCGATGA
- the hemL gene encoding glutamate-1-semialdehyde 2,1-aminomutase, with protein sequence MTGATDTTSRELMARARELFPGGVNSPVRAFGGVGGEPFVAERGEGSRIWDVDGKEYIDFVLSWGPLVLGHAPPVVLAALEETMRRGTSFGIPTELEVLLAERIVERMPHIEMLRFVSSGTEATMSAIRVARAVTKRDVIVKFEGCYHGHGDSFLVRAGSGVATLGLPNSPGVPAALAELTITAPFNDLAAVERAVSQHDVAAVIVEPIVGNAGFIAPDPEFLPGLRSLTERSGALLVFDEVMTGFRIAYGGARERFGVVPDLTTLGKVIGGGLPVGAYGGRRTTMECVAPSGPVYQAGTLSGNPLAMAAGIATLEALTPGLHDEMSERTTALVQGLIASAARHGVPFTADSAGSMWGFFFREEPVRSFADARTADGERFRRFFHAALERGVYLAPSPYEAAFMSAAHSQGEIRLALERLDEAMRRAAS encoded by the coding sequence ATGACTGGCGCTACAGACACCACCTCCAGGGAGTTGATGGCTCGCGCACGCGAGCTCTTTCCGGGCGGTGTCAATTCTCCGGTTCGTGCATTCGGCGGTGTCGGCGGCGAGCCATTCGTCGCCGAGCGCGGTGAAGGTTCGCGCATCTGGGACGTGGACGGGAAGGAGTACATCGACTTCGTTCTTTCGTGGGGACCGCTCGTGCTTGGCCATGCGCCACCAGTCGTCCTCGCCGCGCTCGAGGAGACGATGCGCCGCGGTACTAGCTTCGGCATTCCGACCGAGCTCGAGGTCCTCCTCGCGGAACGGATCGTCGAGCGGATGCCGCACATCGAGATGCTGCGCTTCGTTTCCAGCGGGACGGAAGCGACGATGAGTGCGATCCGGGTCGCGCGCGCGGTCACCAAACGCGATGTCATCGTCAAGTTCGAAGGCTGTTATCACGGACACGGCGATTCCTTTCTCGTTAGAGCAGGTTCCGGTGTCGCTACGCTTGGCTTGCCTAACTCGCCGGGCGTACCGGCGGCGCTGGCGGAGTTGACGATCACCGCACCATTCAACGACCTCGCAGCAGTCGAGCGCGCAGTCTCGCAGCACGACGTTGCAGCGGTAATCGTCGAGCCAATTGTCGGGAATGCGGGTTTCATTGCGCCCGATCCGGAGTTTCTGCCAGGTCTTCGCTCGCTGACCGAGCGATCTGGCGCGTTGCTCGTCTTCGACGAGGTCATGACGGGATTCCGCATCGCCTACGGTGGCGCGCGCGAGCGTTTCGGCGTCGTACCCGATCTCACGACGTTAGGCAAAGTGATTGGCGGCGGACTACCCGTCGGCGCGTACGGCGGGCGGCGAACGACGATGGAGTGCGTGGCGCCGAGCGGACCGGTGTATCAGGCGGGAACGCTGTCCGGCAATCCACTGGCGATGGCGGCCGGAATCGCGACGCTCGAGGCATTGACACCCGGACTGCACGATGAGATGTCGGAGCGCACGACAGCGTTGGTGCAGGGACTGATCGCGAGCGCCGCACGGCACGGCGTGCCGTTCACCGCTGATTCCGCGGGGAGTATGTGGGGTTTCTTCTTCCGAGAGGAGCCGGTGCGCAGCTTTGCTGATGCGCGGACCGCGGACGGAGAGCGCTTCCGCCGCTTCTTTCACGCCGCGCTCGAGCGCGGTGTGTACCTTGCGCCGTCGCCGTACGAGGCCGCGTTCATGTCGGCGGCGCACTCGCAAGGGGAAATCAGGCTCGCCCTCGAGCGACTCGACGAGGCCATGCGTCGCGCGGCGTCGTGA
- a CDS encoding SpoIID/LytB domain-containing protein, giving the protein MRRATVRHFLTLVTGLATASGAACARRIITMSSGTVERSPPRNARNASDRTLRVALATTGSPTLSATGDWQLYSAVGDRLVARVPSGEAWRVERTGTRLRGVGPDGITSTWQAGGLVARSSSGALIAVNGKRYRGELLFLQGDTSITIVNRVRMDDYLRGVVPLEIGTRDARDSAAVQAQAVSARSYAYVHLGGTSPSRPYDVTASVNDQLYGGADAETGVSNAAVNSTRGLVLQYDGRVVNAPYHSACGGSTAAADEVWRTSSEPYLQSVSDQIPGTERLYCDIAPRFRWTRTLDGQTLRAALIRYLGTYTQTPGGYPGTPRDVQIDTHTPSGRVGTLKIATDRGNYVLRGNDIRYVLRAPGGEILNSTAFEIQVTTGRDGAISQLVLRGTGYGHGVGMCQWGAIGRARAGQDFRSILRTYYPGTSVGPID; this is encoded by the coding sequence GTGAGGCGCGCAACCGTTAGGCATTTCCTGACCCTCGTCACCGGTTTGGCGACGGCGTCGGGAGCGGCGTGCGCACGCCGCATCATCACCATGAGCAGTGGAACTGTCGAGCGATCGCCGCCGCGCAACGCGCGCAATGCCAGCGATCGCACGCTCCGTGTCGCGTTGGCGACGACGGGCAGTCCGACCCTCTCCGCCACTGGAGATTGGCAGCTGTATTCGGCTGTCGGCGATCGCCTCGTCGCGAGGGTTCCCTCCGGTGAGGCGTGGCGCGTGGAGCGCACCGGCACGCGACTCCGCGGCGTGGGGCCCGATGGCATCACGAGCACATGGCAGGCAGGAGGGCTCGTTGCCCGATCGAGCAGTGGCGCCCTCATCGCCGTCAACGGCAAGCGATATCGCGGCGAACTGCTCTTCCTGCAGGGCGACACCAGCATCACGATCGTGAATCGGGTTCGCATGGACGATTACCTGCGCGGCGTCGTGCCTCTGGAAATCGGGACGCGAGACGCGCGTGACTCCGCGGCCGTACAAGCCCAGGCCGTCAGTGCTCGGAGCTACGCATACGTGCACCTGGGCGGGACGTCGCCATCGCGGCCCTATGACGTCACCGCGAGCGTCAACGATCAGCTGTACGGAGGCGCTGACGCCGAAACCGGGGTGTCCAATGCAGCGGTAAACTCGACGCGCGGCCTCGTGTTGCAGTACGACGGCCGCGTCGTCAACGCACCGTATCACTCGGCGTGCGGAGGTTCCACCGCCGCGGCCGATGAAGTCTGGCGCACCTCGAGCGAACCGTATCTGCAAAGCGTGAGCGATCAGATTCCCGGTACCGAGCGCCTCTACTGCGACATCGCACCCCGCTTTCGCTGGACGCGAACGCTCGATGGACAAACGCTGCGTGCCGCACTCATTCGTTATCTCGGCACATACACGCAAACACCGGGCGGATATCCAGGCACCCCGCGTGACGTGCAGATCGATACACACACGCCGTCAGGGCGTGTCGGGACGCTCAAGATCGCGACCGATCGAGGGAACTACGTCCTCCGCGGCAACGACATTCGATATGTGCTCCGCGCGCCCGGCGGCGAGATTCTCAACAGCACTGCCTTCGAAATTCAGGTCACGACAGGTCGCGACGGTGCGATCTCGCAGCTCGTGTTGCGAGGTACCGGCTACGGCCATGGTGTAGGAATGTGCCAGTGGGGCGCGATTGGACGGGCGCGAGCAGGCCAGGATTTCCGCTCGATTCTGCGCACGTACTATCCCGGAACGAGCGTTGGCCCGATCGACTAA
- a CDS encoding Gfo/Idh/MocA family oxidoreductase gives MRSTDEMKERVRIGVIGAGAIAQLAHLPVLSKMRGAELAAICDNDRAKARALADRFGIRDTLNDIEDLLELPDLDAVVVATPNHLHEPHVLSALAAKVNVLCERPLALNARGVERILAAAQRAGKMVHVANNHRFRTDVQGLDRFVRGGELGKITGIRAGDYRLQRTTEGWRLRRPEAGGGAFLDLGVPLLDLALWLTDFGDPVRVAAHMERAKGASTVEQGMLVQITFANGLVFACDVANDYVGQEERWWFEVIATRGSARMAPLRVVKDLNGRATDVSPTGAAGRESAFIQSYRAELAHFVAVVREASPYEPPTDQVRLLKIVEAVYKSAEEEKEVKL, from the coding sequence GTGAGGAGCACTGACGAGATGAAGGAGCGGGTTCGAATAGGAGTCATCGGTGCAGGTGCAATCGCGCAGCTAGCGCACCTGCCGGTTCTCTCGAAGATGCGAGGTGCCGAGCTCGCAGCCATCTGCGACAACGACCGCGCCAAGGCACGGGCGCTCGCGGATCGCTTTGGGATTCGCGATACGCTCAACGACATCGAGGATCTGCTCGAACTGCCCGATCTCGATGCCGTGGTCGTGGCGACGCCGAATCACCTTCACGAGCCACACGTGCTGAGCGCGCTGGCGGCGAAGGTCAATGTGTTGTGCGAGCGACCGCTGGCGCTCAACGCGCGTGGCGTGGAGCGCATTCTCGCGGCGGCACAACGCGCGGGGAAAATGGTCCACGTCGCGAACAATCACCGATTCCGCACCGACGTGCAGGGACTCGATCGGTTCGTTCGCGGCGGTGAGCTCGGGAAAATTACGGGTATCCGCGCTGGCGACTATCGATTGCAGCGTACGACAGAAGGCTGGCGGCTCCGTCGTCCCGAGGCGGGAGGCGGAGCATTTCTGGATCTCGGCGTTCCGCTCTTGGATCTCGCCCTATGGCTCACGGACTTCGGCGATCCCGTGCGCGTCGCCGCGCATATGGAGCGCGCGAAAGGTGCGAGCACCGTGGAGCAGGGGATGCTCGTTCAGATCACGTTTGCGAATGGGCTCGTCTTCGCGTGCGATGTGGCGAACGACTACGTCGGTCAGGAAGAGCGCTGGTGGTTCGAGGTCATCGCGACGCGTGGGAGCGCGCGCATGGCGCCGCTTCGTGTTGTGAAAGATCTCAACGGTCGCGCGACCGACGTGTCACCGACGGGCGCTGCAGGCCGCGAGAGCGCATTCATTCAATCGTACCGAGCGGAGCTCGCGCATTTCGTCGCCGTCGTTCGTGAGGCGAGTCCGTACGAGCCGCCGACGGATCAGGTACGGCTGTTGAAGATCGTCGAGGCGGTGTACAAGTCGGCGGAAGAGGAGAAAGAGGTCAAACTGTAG